ATACCCTCCATGCTCGGCATCCACGGGATTCCCTCGGGTATTCGCAACGGGATCATCCCCCCGGCGTCGCCGATGCTGGGCATCAGGGTCATGTCGATGGCCCTTTTCATGGAGGATGACTCCAAGCCCGTGGTATGGCGAGGCCCCCTGATCGGCAACGTGATCAGCCAGTTCTGGAATAATACGGAGTGGGGCGACGCGGAGATACTCGTCATAGACCTGCCGCCGGGAACCTCCGACGCTCCACTGACGGTCATGCAGACCATAGCGCTCGACGGGGTGATCATGGTCACCACGCCGCAGGACCTCTCCGTCCGTATCGTCGAAAAAATGATGCACATGACGAAGCTGATGGACGTGCCGCTCCTGGGCATCGTCGAGAACATGAGCTACGCCATCTGCCCCCACTGCGGCGAGCGCTGGGACCTCTTCGGGCCAAGCCACCTGGATCGGATCTCCTCCAGGTGGGATATACCCGTCTTGGCCAGCCTCCCCGTGGATAAGCAAATAACGATCCTGGCCGATTCGGGCAGGATCGAAGAGTACCGCCTCGGGGATGAGCCCGAGGAGATGGCCGCCAAAGTGCTTTCCGCGGCGGCCTCCCTGGTCACATCTCCGCCAGGCGGCTCCAGATAGGCTCCAGGCGCTCCCGCAGTTCCGCCAGGGGTATCCTGGCCTGGGAAATGGCGTGCACCACGTCGGGAATGAAAGGAATGGAAGCGAGAAGAGGCAGGCCGTTTCGGCGGCAGGCCTCTTTTATTCTTTCCGAGCCCTCGGCGCTCAGATCGGCCTTGTTCAGCACCACCGCGGCCCTGGTCCCGAAACGCTCGCAGAGCTCGGCCACCCTATGCAGGTCATGCTCTCCCGAGATAGTCGGCTCGGTGATTATGAGGGCGACGTCGGCGCCGGTTATGGCCGATATGGCCGGGCAGGCTATACCCGGTGGTCCGTCGGTGAGGATGGTTTCCAGGCCCCTGCTTTCCGCGATCCTCCTGGCCTCCTTCCTGACCAGTTGGACCAACATCCCCGAGTTCTCACCACCCGGGTTGAGCCTGGCGTGGACCATGGGTCCCCAAGCCGTCTCACCCATAAACCAGGTACCCTGCCTGGTCTCCTCCATGGCAATGCATCCGACGGGGCATACCAAGGCGCAGGCGGCACAGCCTTCGCAAAAGGTCTTGTCCACCCTCGCCTTCCCATCCATCATTTCTATGGTGTCGAAGCGACAGACCTCCTTGCACTTGCCGCACCCTATGCATCTTTCCCTGTCGACCCCTGCGGTATCCATACCGATAAAGGCGTGTTCCTCCCACGGTTCGGGGTGGAGTAGTATCTCAAGGTCCGGCGCATCCACATCGGCATCGCAAAGAGCTAGGCCGCCCGGTGCCAACGCCGCCAGCGCCGCCGTTATGGAGGTCTTACCCGTGCCGCCCTTGCCG
This DNA window, taken from Thermovirga sp., encodes the following:
- a CDS encoding Mrp/NBP35 family ATP-binding protein; amino-acid sequence: MPVPTRGCFKHIIAVGSGKGGVGKSSVSALLAIGLSRLGHKTALLDADITGPSIPSMLGIHGIPSGIRNGIIPPASPMLGIRVMSMALFMEDDSKPVVWRGPLIGNVISQFWNNTEWGDAEILVIDLPPGTSDAPLTVMQTIALDGVIMVTTPQDLSVRIVEKMMHMTKLMDVPLLGIVENMSYAICPHCGERWDLFGPSHLDRISSRWDIPVLASLPVDKQITILADSGRIEEYRLGDEPEEMAAKVLSAAASLVTSPPGGSR
- a CDS encoding 4Fe-4S binding protein, yielding MKIREITIISGKGGTGKTSITAALAALAPGGLALCDADVDAPDLEILLHPEPWEEHAFIGMDTAGVDRERCIGCGKCKEVCRFDTIEMMDGKARVDKTFCEGCAACALVCPVGCIAMEETRQGTWFMGETAWGPMVHARLNPGGENSGMLVQLVRKEARRIAESRGLETILTDGPPGIACPAISAITGADVALIITEPTISGEHDLHRVAELCERFGTRAAVVLNKADLSAEGSERIKEACRRNGLPLLASIPFIPDVVHAISQARIPLAELRERLEPIWSRLAEM